The following are encoded in a window of Impatiens glandulifera chromosome 5, dImpGla2.1, whole genome shotgun sequence genomic DNA:
- the LOC124940005 gene encoding UDP-rhamnose/UDP-galactose transporter 4-like, with protein MTVIPTSIMENKGAVDTAAWAFNIVTSVGIIIVNKAVMANYGFTFATTLTGLHFATTTLMTIVLRRLGYIQSSHLPLPDLIKFVLFANFSIVGMNVSLMWNSVGFYQIAKLSMIPVSCFLEVALDKVRYSRDTKLSISLVLLGVAVCTITDVSVNTKGFIAAVVAVWSTSLQQYYVHFLQKKYSLGSFNLLGHTAPVQAASLLLLGPFVDYWLTSKRVDAYNYTFISLFFIFLSCTIAIGTNLSQFICIGRFSAVSFQVLGHMKTVLVLTLGFIFFGKEGLNIHVVLGMIVAIMGMIWYGNASSKPGGKERWSPILPESKPLKQNGSSELIEKV; from the exons ATGACTGTTATTCCAACAAGCATAATGGAGAATAAAGGAGCTGTTGATACAGCTGCATGGGCGTTTAATATTGTCACCTCAGTTGGAATCATTATCGTCAACAAAGCTGTAATGGCCAATTACGGTTTCACCTTTG CTACAACTTTAACTGGTCTGCATTTTGCAACAACTACCTTGATGACCATTGTTCTTAGGCGATTGGGGTACATCCAATCATCTCATTTACCTCTGCCTGATCTTATCAAGTTCGTTTTGTTTGCAAATTTTTCAATTGTTGGAATGAATGTGAGTCTAATGTGGAATTCAGTGGGATTTTATCAG ATTGCAAAGTTAAGCATGATCCCTGTATCTTGTTTTCTGGAGGTTGCCTTAGACAAGGTTCGATACTCTAGGGATACCAAGCTCAGCATATCATTAGTCCTTCTTGGGGTCGCTGTTTGCACTATTACTGATGTTAGTGTGAATACAAAGGGATTTATTGCTGCAGTTGTGGCTGTTTGGAGTACTTCGCTGCAGCAGTAT TATGTACATTTTCTCCAGAAGAAGTACTCGTTGGGATCATTTAACTTACTTGGGCATACTGCCCCAGTGCAAGCTGCCTCTCTTCTATTATTAGGCCCCTTTGTGGACTATTGGTTGACAAGCAAGAGAGTTGATGCTTATAACTACACTTTTATATCTCTG TTTTTCATATTCTTGTCATGCACAATTGCAATTGGGACCAATTTGAGTCAATTCATCTGCATTGGAAGATTTTCAGCAGTATCCTTCCAAGTGCTTGGACACATGAAGACCGTACTCGTCCTCACATTGGGATTCATTTTCTTTGGCAAAGAAGGGCTCAATATACATGTTGTACTTGGTATGATAGTTGCCATAATGGGCATGATTTGGTATGGAAACGCCTCCTCCAAACCTGGAGGGAAAGAGCGATGGTCTCCTATTTTGCCCGAGAGCAAACCTCTTAAACAAAATGGTTCTAGTGAACTTATCGAAAAGGTATAA
- the LOC124938370 gene encoding UDP-rhamnose/UDP-galactose transporter 4-like, which translates to MTVIPTSIMQNKGAVDTAAWAFNIVTSVGIIIVNKAVMANYGFTFATTLTGLHFATTSLMTIVLRRLGYIQSSHLPLPDLIKFVLFANFSIVGMNVSLMWNSVGFYQIAKLSMIPVSCFLEVALDKVRYSRDTKLSISLVLLGVAVCTITDVSVNTKGFIAAVVAVWSTSLQQYYVHFLQKKYSLGSFNLLGHTAPVQAASLLLLGPFVDYWLTSKRVDAYNYTFISLFFIFLSCTIAIGTNLSQFICIGRFSAVSFQVLGHMKTVLVLTLGFIFFGKEGINIHVVLGMIVAIMGMIWYGNASSKPGGKERWSPILPESKPLKQNGSSELIEKV; encoded by the exons ATGACTGTTATTCCAACAAGCATAATGCAGAATAAAGGAGCTGTTGATACAGCTGCATGGGCGTTTAATATTGTCACCTCAGTTGGAATCATTATCGTCAACAAAGCTGTAATGGCCAATTACGGTTTCACCTTTG CTACAACTTTAACTGGTCTGCATTTTGCAACAACTTCCTTGATGACCATTGTTCTTAGGCGATTGGGGTACATCCAATCATCTCATTTACCTCTGCCTGATCTTATCAAGTTCGTTTTATTTGCAAACTTTTCAATTGTTGGAATGAATGTGAGTCTAATGTGGAATTCAGTGGGATTCTATCAG ATTGCAAAGTTAAGCATGATCCCTGTATCTTGTTTTCTGGAGGTTGCCTTAGACAAGGTTCGATACTCTAGGGATACCAAGCTCAGCATATCATTAGTCCTTCTTGGGGTCGCTGTTTGCACTATTACTGATGTTAGTGTGAATACAAAGGGATTTATTGCTGCAGTTGTGGCTGTTTGGAGTACTTCGCTGCAGCAGTAT TATGTACATTTTCTCCAGAAGAAGTACTCGTTGGGATCATTTAACTTACTTGGGCATACTGCCCCAGTGCAAGCTGCCTCTCTTCTATTATTAGGCCCCTTTGTGGACTATTGGTTGACAAGCAAGAGAGTTGATGCTTATAACTACACTTTTATATCTCTG TTTTTCATATTCTTGTCATGCACAATTGCAATTGGGACCAATTTGAGTCAATTCATCTGCATTGGAAGATTTTCAGCAGTATCCTTCCAAGTGCTTGGACACATGAAGACCGTACTCGTCCTCACATTGGGATTCATTTTCTTTGGCAAAGAAGGGATCAATATACATGTTGTACTTGGTATGATAGTTGCCATAATGGGCATGATTTGGTATGGAAACGCCTCCTCCAAACCTGGAGGGAAAGAGCGATGGTCTCCTATTTTGCCCGAGAGCAAACCTCTTAAACAAAATGGTTCTAGTGAACTTATCGAAAAGGTATAA
- the LOC124938655 gene encoding mitochondrial acidic protein MAM33: MLRQAIKRVTVALQPSHMIISRQSSSVSSAINSIVLKSLKEHYLEVSKLSPPPKVNPPAPFTVIKGSLDSTGPVLKRNYGEEEISLYVMRLANITSGGVGDDADESENGINQLFLHVDISKPGQKESLHFLCGLYPDAIGIHSVSMRPKLDNAASGFLHIPTKYHGPDFQDLDERMRDALHGYIEERGINEALFHFLQAWLYVKDHRNLLRWFRSIGQFVDDQKKSTVAASTG; encoded by the exons ATGTTGAGACAAGCGATCAAACGTGTTACCGTTGCACTGCAACCTTCACACATGATTATATCTCGACAATCTTCAAGTGTTTCCTCTGCAATCAACTCTATCGTACTCAAATCCCTCAAAGAACACTACCTTGAAGTCTCCAAATTGTCTCCTCCACCT AAAGTAAACCCACCTGCACCCTTCACAGTTATTAAAGGGTCACTTGATAGTACTGGTCCTGTTTTGAAACGAAATTATGGTGAGGAGGAGATTAGTCTGTATGTTATGCGATTAGCGAATATTACTTCAGGTGGAGTAGGAGATGATGCTGATGAGAGTGAAAATGGAATTAATCAGTTGTTTCTTCATGTGGATATCTCGAAGCCTGGTCAGAAAGAATCTTTGCATTTTTTGTGTGGGTTATACCCAGATGCAATTGGAATTCATTCTGTTTCTATGAGGCCAAAGCTTGATAATGCTGCTTCGGGATTTCTTCATATTCCCACTAAGTATCATGGCCCTGATTTTCA GGATCTTGATGAAAGAATGAGAGATGCATTACACGGTTATATTGAAGAACGAGGCATAAACGAGGCCctatttcatttccttcaagCTTGGCTATATGTGAAGGATCACCGGAATCTTTTGCGCTGGTTTAGATCAATTGGCCAATTTGTCGATGACCAGAAGAAATCCACAGTTGCTGCTTCAACAGGTTAA